From the genome of Longimicrobiaceae bacterium:
CCGAGCCGGCGGTGCAGCCCGTCGTCGGCATCCCCGGCGACGTCGACCGCTCCATCTACGCCGGGACGCGGTGGCCGCTGCTGCCGGGCGCGTCCGGGCTGCTGGAGCACGCGGACGCGGCGCTGGTGAAGTCCGGGACCACCACACTGGAGACGGCGCTCGCCGGGACCCCGGCCGTGGTGGCGTACCGGATGAACCCGCTCAGCTACGCCATGGCGAAGCGGCTGGTCAAGGTGCCCCACATCGCGCTGGCGAACCTGATCGCGGAGGACCGCGTCTTCCCCGAGTTCGTGCAGGAGCAGGCCACGCCGGAGTCGCTCGCTGCGGCGATCCTCCCTCTCCTCGACGGGAGCTCCCCCCGGCGGCGGGAGATGGTGGGGAAGCTCGCGGCGATCCGCGCGAAGCTGGCGGCTGGCGAGGGGGAGGGCGGCGCGGCGGAGCGCACCGCGGCCATCGCGGCGAGGCTGCTGGAGGACCGTGGCCAGGCCTGACGCCGGGGACCGCCCGGGCTCCCGGGACGCCGGTCTGAAGACCCGGCTGGTCGCGGGCGCGGGGGGCGGCCTCCTGTCCGCCCTCCTGGAGACCTGCCGGGTCTCGCACCGGGGGGTGGAGAACCTGGAGCGTCTGGAAAGGGAGGGGAGGGCGGCCGTCCTGGTGCTCTGGCACGGGCGGCTCCTTCCCTGTACGTACTGGAACCGCCACCGGCGGCTCGTGACGGTGGTGAGCCAGCACCGCGACGGGGAGTACATCTCGCGGGTGGTGCAGAAGTGGGGGTACACCACCGTTCGGGGCTCCAGCAGCCGGCGCGCCGCCGGAGCCCTGCGCGAGCTGG
Proteins encoded in this window:
- a CDS encoding lysophospholipid acyltransferase family protein — translated: MARPDAGDRPGSRDAGLKTRLVAGAGGGLLSALLETCRVSHRGVENLERLEREGRAAVLVLWHGRLLPCTYWNRHRRLVTVVSQHRDGEYISRVVQKWGYTTVRGSSSRRAAGALRELVRYLRAGRSVAITPDGPRGPRQVMKPGALLAAQLTGAPIIPGAGGASRAWWFGSWDRFLVPKPFSRVRIAYGEPIWVPRDADDADLEQISREVEARLNELTALVDDEEGWERG